A segment of the Bradyrhizobium sp. CCBAU 53340 genome:
AAGAGGCGATGCTGATCGCCCGGATCCGGAAACAGCTGTGCCAGCACCGCCAGCAGCGGCCCGTAGTCGAGCCGTTCAGGGGCGCGCAGAAACGGATAGTCCGAACCCCAGACGCAGCGATCGAGCGTGAAAGCCTCGACCAGTGCCGCGATGAACGGCCAGGTGTCTTCGTAGGGGTGCGGCTGCTGCGAAAACTTGTAGCAGCCGGAGAGTTTGACATGCGCGTCGCGCTCGCGGCCGATCGCCAGCAGCGCCTGGAAGGCCTTGCCTGCCACGCCATGCGCCACCGACGGCCGCCCGCAATGGTCGAACACCAGGCGCACCGGCGACTGCTCGATCAACGGCAGCAGATCGAGCAATTGATCGTTCTCGACCTGGATCTGGAGAAACAGGCCGAGGCTCGTCAGCTTCTCCAGCAGTGGCGCTGTGTGGCGATAATGGTCGGCGCCGTGGAACGGCACGTTGAAGGCGACGCCGATCACGCCGGCGGCTTTCAATCGTTCGAGCTCGGCGATGTCGACGTCGTTCTCGACCACGGCGACGCCCCTGAAGCGGCCGCCACCCTGCCTCAACGTATCGAGCAAGATGCGGCTATCGCTGCCATAGCCGGTGTTGGTGGCGACCACGAGCGCATGGCTGATATCGAAGACGTCGAACACGCGGATCAGCTGCGCGGCCGTCGCGATTTCCTGCCCGCTCGGCCGATATGGCGTGTCGGCACCATAGGGAAAACGGACGGGATCGAGGGCGTGGATGTGGCAGTCGATCCTGGGGCCGGCCGGCAAGGTCATGCGCAAAGCTCTCCCCGCGCGGTTCAGAACGTGGCCTCGATGGCCTTGATCAGCTCGAGCGTCACATCAGGCATCACACCGAACCAGGCTTTGAAGGCGAGCCGCGCCTGGTTGAGCAAGAGGCCGAGCCCGTTCACGGTGACGCAGCCGCGCGCGCGGGCCTCGGCCAGGAACGGCGTTTCCAGCGGCGTGTAGATCAGATCGGCGGTCAGTGTCGTGGACTTCAGGCGCGACAGGTCGATCTCGAGCGCGTCCTTGCCGACCATGCCGCGGTCTGTGCAATTGACGAGCAGCGCGACATCGCCGAGCGCGGCGGCGCGATCATCCCACGCAACGGTGCTGACGGCAGAGCCGAATTCGTTTGCGATCGCCTGCGCCTTCTGCGCAGTGCGGTTGGCGATGCGGATCTCCCGCGCACCGTTCTCGAGCAGGGCCACGACCACCGCGCGCGAGGCGCCGCCCGCCCCCAGCAGCAGGATCGGACCGGCATCGCCGCGCCAATCGGCCTTGGCGTCGCGCAGGCTCTGCACGAAGCCGTTACCGTCATTGTTGAAGCCGGACAGCGTGCCGTCCTGTTCGACCACGATGGTGTTGACGGCGCCGATGCGCTTTGCGGTCTCGTTGACGCGGGCAAGCATCGGCATCGCCGTCTGCTTGTGCGGCATGGTGACGTTGCAGCCGCGGAACCCGAGCGCGACGAGGCCGCGCAGCGCATCCTCAAGCCGTTCCGGCTGCACCGCGAGCGGCACATAGGAACCTCGGATGCCGTGAGCCTTCAGCCAGTAATTATGAATGACCGGCGAGCGCGAATGCGCCACCGGCATGCCAATGACCCCCGCCAGCCCAAAACCATCCGCCTGCGACATGCTGCGTTCCCGTCCCCGGCCACGCCTTCGGCGCGCGACCATGTTATTTGGTCAGATGTACAAGACATCTAGAGGGAATGGCTAGCGAGTGCAATCTGAATCTCGCAAAGGCGAGGCGCCCGGGGGCGGGGCGATGGCGTCATTTCGACGCCAACGCGGCCACCGGCTTCCAGGCGGCATCGGGCGCGGAGGCGGCGAGCTGCCGACAGCGCTCACGCATCAGCTCGGCCGGGCGATCCTGGCCGCGCTGCTTCAACACGGCATCGAAATCGGCAAGCGCTGCGGCAAACCCGCGCGCGCGATAATTGGCGAGACCGCGCTCGTAATCCTCGACCCAGCCGGCCGCGACCGCGCCGTCACCCACGATTCCCAACAGCTCATAGACCGAGAGCCCCTCCTCCCGTCCATAAACGGCGATGCTGTCGATCTCGCGCGTGACGATGGTGCCACGCGCCAGGCGTTCGGTCGTCTCACCGATCAGGATTTGCGTGCCAAAGGTTTTGTTGGCGCCTTCGAGCCGGCTCGCGACGTTCACGGCGTCGCCGATCACGGTGTAGTTCAATCGCAGCTCCGAACCGATATTGCCGACCAGCATGCGTCCTGAATTGATGCCGATCCTGATCTGGAGCGGCTGGCCGAGATCGTCGGTGAGCCCCGACTGCTCGATCGCCCTGCGGCAGGCGAGCGCAGCGCGGCAGCAGCGCACCGCGTGATCGGCCTGCGGCTGCGGCGCGCCCCAGAACGCCATCACGGCATCGCCGATGAACTTGTCGATGGTGCCGCCATTGGCAACGATAATCTCCGAGGTGACATCGAGATAGCGCGACAGCAGCGGCACCACGCGATCGCCGAGCCGCTCGGACAGCCCGGTGAAGCCGGCGATGTCGATGAACATCACGCTGAGCTCCTGGATGCTCCCGCCGGGCCTAGCCTCCACGCCCTGACGAAGAAGTGCGCGGACGAGATCGGCCGGAATGAACTTGCGAAAGGCCGAGAGTCCGGCCGCCATCTCGGCGATCGCGCCCGACAGGCTCGCGATTTCCTTGAGCCGCGACGGATGGCGGCGGACCTGCTCCAGTGCGAACGCTTCGACATGGCGAAGCTCGCCGACGACGCGCGACAGCGGCGCGGCGA
Coding sequences within it:
- a CDS encoding amidohydrolase codes for the protein MTLPAGPRIDCHIHALDPVRFPYGADTPYRPSGQEIATAAQLIRVFDVFDISHALVVATNTGYGSDSRILLDTLRQGGGRFRGVAVVENDVDIAELERLKAAGVIGVAFNVPFHGADHYRHTAPLLEKLTSLGLFLQIQVENDQLLDLLPLIEQSPVRLVFDHCGRPSVAHGVAGKAFQALLAIGRERDAHVKLSGCYKFSQQPHPYEDTWPFIAALVEAFTLDRCVWGSDYPFLRAPERLDYGPLLAVLAQLFPDPGDQHRLLWRTPAKLLGVDGS
- a CDS encoding shikimate dehydrogenase, with amino-acid sequence MSQADGFGLAGVIGMPVAHSRSPVIHNYWLKAHGIRGSYVPLAVQPERLEDALRGLVALGFRGCNVTMPHKQTAMPMLARVNETAKRIGAVNTIVVEQDGTLSGFNNDGNGFVQSLRDAKADWRGDAGPILLLGAGGASRAVVVALLENGAREIRIANRTAQKAQAIANEFGSAVSTVAWDDRAAALGDVALLVNCTDRGMVGKDALEIDLSRLKSTTLTADLIYTPLETPFLAEARARGCVTVNGLGLLLNQARLAFKAWFGVMPDVTLELIKAIEATF